A DNA window from Malus domestica chromosome 12, GDT2T_hap1 contains the following coding sequences:
- the LOC139190100 gene encoding uncharacterized protein, whose translation MIEQSSLFSAEYNQSMRQELEDLEEARLDAYNLLVAQKQIAERAYNQNVRQKTFGEGELVWQTVLPTGIKDPRFGKWSPTWEGHFVVHKVIGKGAYHLRDRTGLVHKLPINGKFLKKYYPVTWEM comes from the coding sequence atgattgaacaaagtagtttgttcagcgccgaatataatcagtccatgagacaggagttGGAAGACTTGGAAGAAGCGCGACTCGATGCTTATAACTTgctggtggcacaaaaacagattgccgagcgagcatACAATCAAAATGTCCGGCAGAAAACATTTGGCGAAGGTGAATTagtttggcaaacggtgttgcccacAGGAATTAAAGACCCTAGGTTCGGTAAATGGTCGCCAACTTGGGAAGGTCATTTTGTCGTACATAAGGTTATCGGCAAAGGCGCGTATCATCTTAGAGACCGGACTGGTTTAGTTCACAAATTgccaatcaatgggaagtttttaaagaagtatTATCCAGTCACATGGGAGATGTAG